A region of Arabidopsis thaliana chromosome 5, partial sequence DNA encodes the following proteins:
- a CDS encoding thiamine diphosphate-binding fold (THDP-binding) superfamily protein (Thiamin diphosphate-binding fold (THDP-binding) superfamily protein; FUNCTIONS IN: oxidoreductase activity, acting on the aldehyde or oxo group of donors, disulfide as acceptor, 2-dehydropantoate 2-reductase activity; INVOLVED IN: pantothenate biosynthetic process, metabolic process; LOCATED IN: endomembrane system; CONTAINS InterPro DOMAIN/s: Dehydrogenase, E1 component (InterPro:IPR001017); BEST Arabidopsis thaliana protein match is: Thiamin diphosphate-binding fold (THDP-binding) superfamily protein (TAIR:AT1G21400.1); Has 8440 Blast hits to 8438 proteins in 1755 species: Archae - 123; Bacteria - 5526; Metazoa - 482; Fungi - 237; Plants - 202; Viruses - 0; Other Eukaryotes - 1870 (source: NCBI BLink).) produces the protein MESRCKKGYFRLAVIGLSKAKDCWEKNACAVTFIGDGGTSEGDFHAGLNFAAVMEAPVVFICRNNGWAISTHISEQFRSDGIVVKGQAYGIRSIRVDGNDALAVYSAVCSAREMAVTEQRPVLIEMMIYRVGHHSTSDDSTKYRAADEIQYWKMSRNSVNRFRKSVEDNGWWSEEDESKLRSNARKQLLQAIQAAEKWEKQPLTELFNDVYDVKPKNLEEEELGLKELIEKQPQDYMMLKELIPNWILGIGTLALRYDFQETLFNGWHAIAELQQLKLKIKLNSLLNDQADTESLKAARNSALNVIQAMIIHLVLTLKGRFSLPLTEETVRFNEPIQLNQNMVKDGGYTAELFPIRKEEQGEVRR, from the exons ATGGAGTCCAGATGCAAAAAAGGATATTTTCGACTAGCAGTGATCG GTTTATCCAAAGCTAAAGATTGTTGGGAGAAGAATGCTTGTGCTGTTACATTCATCGGAGATGGTGGCACAAGCGAG GGAGATTTCCACGCCGGATTGAATTTTGCGGCGGTAATGGAAGCTCCGGTTGTGTTTATATGTCGGAACAACGGTTGGGCGATTAGTACTCATATCTCAGAACAGTTTAGAA GTGATGGAATTGTTGTGAAAGGTCAAGCTTACGGAATCCGAAGCATTCGTGTGGACGGTAATGATGCACTCGCGGTTTATAGTGCGGTATGTTCAGCTCGAGAAATGGCTGTAACAGAACAAAGACCTGTTCTCATTGAG ATGATGATATATAGAGTAGGACATCATTCTACATCAGATGATTCAACTAAGTACAGGGCGGCGGATGAAATTCAGTACTGGAAAATGTCGAGAAACTCTGTGAATAGATTCAGGAAATCGGTGGAAGATAACGGATGGTGGAGTGAGGAAGATGAATCAAAGCTAAGATCAAACGCGAGAAAACAG CTTCTGCAAGCGATTCAGGCTGCGGAGAAGTGGGAGAAACAACCATTGACAGAGTTGTTTAACGATGTATATGATGTTAAACCGAAGAATCtagaagaggaagaacttGGTTTAAAGGAATTAATAGAGAAACAACCTCAAGATTATATGATGTTAAAGGAACTCATACCAAATTGGATATTGGGAATTGGGACGCTAGCTTTAAGGTATGACTTTCAGGAAACTCTATTCAATGGGTGGCATGCGATAGCAGAACTACAACAGTTAAAGCTAAAGATCAAACTTAACTCACTATTAAACGATCAG GCGGACACTGAATCTTTAAAAGCAGCTAGGAATTCAGCCCTCAATGTAATACAGGCTATGATCATCCATTTGGTCCTTACTCTCAAAG GAagattctctcttcctttgaCTGAGGAGACAGTTCGATTCAACGAGCCGATTCAACTAAACCAGAATATGGTTAAGGATGGTGGTTACACGGCGGAGCTGTTTCCGATTAGGAAGGAAGAGCAAGGGGAAgttagaagatga